AAAAATCAGCCGTTTGCTTATAGCGCTGCAGTATGGTGCATTCGTTTTCATTACGTGCCACTATTATTTTTGCATGTTCATGTAAGCGATAGTGCCTCCCAACATTGGCTAAAAATAAATCCAAGGCACTGATTGACCGGTGTTCTATTAAATCTTTTACGCGTGAAGCAATCTGGGGCATGGTTAAAAAACATCCACCAGCTGGTGATTGAAATTGAGTTATACCAAACTCTTCTGCTAATTCAAATTGCTTATCGCGCGAACGCCCGGCTATGCCATAAAGGCTGTTTCTATCAACGATACCTTCCTGTTCAGGGATAGTGGGTGGTAAAAGTTTTGCAGATAGTGGCCGCAGTAACAGGCCTTCAAGTCCGGATTCTTTTTCTATATGCTTGAGCATTGATTTATACTGCGACATGGGACGCTGCCCAACAACCTCTCCTGTAATAATAAAGGAAGCATTGAGCTTTTCCATGTATTCTTTAGCTTTCTGTAAAAAGAAGATTTTGCAATCAATGCAGGGGTTAGCGTTTTTGCCATATCCATGTTTGGGATGAGCAATAACCTTTGCATATTCATCATCACAACGATAAAACACAAGCGAAAGATTAATCTGCTTTGCAAGCTGTGAAGCTTTAAGACTGTCTGGGTTTGTTTCCGGGTTAACGGAAGGCAAAATACAATGGAGACCAATAACCTCAATGCCCTGTTTTTGAATAATAGCTGCAGCTAAAAGGCTATCCAGACCACCTGAATATAGTGCTATTGCTTTCTTGTTCATGGATTATACTTCGGGATGATGTATAAGCTGAACATCAACTGGTTCACCTTGGGCAACACTGAGCCTGTCAGGTGGCAGTATAATCAGGCAATTTGCCAGTGCCATTGAACGCAAGATTCCTGAACCCTGTGGTCCTGTTATGCGTACAGTTGCCTGTCCACCTTCAAACGACACAATTGCACGGATGAAATGCGTACGGCCATCGTTTTTACGCTTTATGGGTTCCTGGCATATAGCTTTAATAAGTGGTTTTTGGAGAGCTTTTGCTCCCTGCATAGCTAACATGGCCGGGCGCACAAACTCAATGAATGACACCATGGACGATACAGGATTGCCCGGCAGTCCAAAATATAATGTGTTGCCACGGTGGGCAAATATGCAGGGTTTACCCGGTTTCATGGCAATCCGTTCAACTAAAAGCGTAAATCCCAGTTCAACAATGGCACTTATCATAAAATCATACTTGCCCTCGGAAACACCACCTGAAGAAATAATAATATCGCACGATAGTGCCTGCGATAGTGATTCTTTGCTTGCCTCTATACTGTCGCGTGCAATACCAATATAGTGCGGCAAGCCCCCATATTCTTGCACCAGTGACATTAGTGTGTATGCATTTGAATTTATGACTATCCCTTCCTGTAGCGGTGTCCCGGGTTCGTAAATCTCATCACCAGTTGCCAGTACGGCCACACGCGGTTTTTGTGCGACAGTTACTGTAACATTGCCTGTTGATGCTAAAAGGCCAACGATTGCAGGTGTAATTTTAGTTCCCCGCTGAACGATACAATCACCTTTTCTGATATCTTCACCAGCCTGGCGAATGTTTTCACCTTCTTTTACCTGCCGAAATATTGTCACCCTGTTTTCATCTTCTGTTGTTGATTCTTTTTCAACTACGGCATCAGCACCTGGCGGAATGGGAGCACCCGTCATAATACGGATAGCCTGTCCTGATTTTACGTGTATGGGAGCATGGATGATTCCTGCCTGGTATTCACCGGCAATTGGCAGCGTAACAGGGTTATTCTTTGAGGCATTGAGTGTATCACTGGCTACTATCGCATAGCCATCCATGGCAGAATTGGTGTGATAGGGAATATTGACAGGTGAAATAATATCCTCTGCACATATGCGGTTGAGAGCGTTAGTAAAGTGAACCTTTTCCACAGGCAAAGGCATAATGTGTGAAAGAATAGCAGATAGGGCTTCAGCCGGCGTAATCATATTCATACTGCCTCCGGTGATGTTTGTGATATGTTATTATTCAATTTTATAGCTTGTTTGCCACATCAAGACAAAAATATGAAAGCTAAATATCTCTCCAGTACATACTATACATCAAGAACTGTACCATTTCAAAAAACAATTGGCTCTGTGGCGTAATTTACAGATTTGGCAGATAGAAACCACCCTGATGATCTGGAATTAATGGGATGACAAACAATTAAATCAGTAATTATCGTTTTGGCCAGAAAAATTTTTCAGAATTAAAAGTATGTATATATTCAAGACACTGATTCATGGGCATAGGCTTTGAAAAGTAATACCCTTGAGCTTCATCAACACCTAAACCCACAAGGAAAGCCAATTGTTCTCTGGTTTCTACACCTTCAGCTATTGTTCGTTTTCCCAGTGACTGAGCCAGAAGAACAATGGTCTTAACTATCTCTACATCATCCCTGTTGTCAGGCAATCCTTTTACAAATGAGGCATCTATTTTAAGGGTAGTCACGGGAAGTTTCTTTAAATAAGCTAGTGAGGAATATCCAGTACCAAAGTCATCAATGGCAATATTAATGCCAAATTGCTGCAAAGCGTTACACGTATTAATAACTTCTGCTGTATCAGACATAAGTAAATTTTCGGTTACTTCTATCTGCAGTTGTGAAGGGTGAATCATGGATCTTTTTACAGATTTTATGACATCAACGATAAAATTAGAATCATAAAATTGTGCTGGGGATACGTTGAATGAAACGGTAAACCCATGCTGTTGTAATTGTGGTGTGATTTGCACCTGGCGGCTTACTTCGGCAACAATCCACCTGCCAGCCTGAATAATGATGTCTGATGATTCCAGCACAGAAATAAAGTGTGAGGGGGCCAGCATACCACGCTTAGGGTGATGCCATCGTATGAGGGCTTCCAGGCCTGAAATCTGCCTTGTAGTAAGATTAATTGTTGGCTGATAATATAACTCAAATTCATTGTTCTTTAATGCTGCCCTTAGTTCCTGTTGTAGTGAAATCTTTTTAATATTTTTCTGGAATAGTTGTTCGGAATAGTAGCATACCGAACCATATCCTTTCTTCTTAGCTTCAGCAAGAGCAACTCTGGATTTTTGTATAACATCATCAGCATTATTTCCATCACCCGGGAACACAGCAACACCAATGCAATAAGTCAGCATGAGATCATTGCTTATATCATCATATGATGTCATTGATAATCGTTTGAGATCATCAATAAAATTAATTAATTCCATATCATCAGTAAAAGGGAATATTGTATAGAACTCATCACTACTGCGTGCCAACAGGTGTGAATTGTGCAATAATTGTGAAAGTCTTTTAGCAAATTCCTGTAATATTTTATCACCCTGACGATAGCCTATTGAGTTATTGATTGCAGTGAAATTGTCTATGTCAATGGTTACTATTGCCAGCTTAACATTTTGTTGTGTTGCAATTTTCATTTGTGAAGAGAGCATCGTAGTAAAGTAATGGACATTACCCAATCCTGTCAGGATATCAGAAAAAAGTATAGTCTCATATTCTTTATCTCTTTTGATATTACGTATGGCAAAGGACAGGTCATTTGCCACTTCCTGAAGCATTGCTGCTTCACCAAGTGAAACAAAATTTTCATTACATGAATAGAGGGTAATAGCACCTATGGCATCATTTTGTTCATCAGGGATAATTGGCATTGAAATTATTGATTTAAATCCGTACTTCTGCGCCCTTTCTTTCCATGGTACATACCGGGGGTCTTCATCAGGGTAGATTATTCGTACAGTAGTTTTTTCTCGTATGGCAGTTCCTACAGGACCGTTGCCTTCCGGTATTGTGGGGTCAGCTGAAATAAAAATATTATCAAGATATTCAGTCTTCCCATACGAAGCTACTGGTACTACTTTAAAGTCATTATCAACAATGCCAATCCATGCCAGATCAAAATTACCAAGTGTAACAAGGATTTTTACCGTATTTTCAAACAGGGCTTTTTCATCATTTGAACGTATGATAAGGTCATTTATTTCATGTATTAAACGGTATGATCTGGTTATATGAGCCAGCTCTCTCTTTGATTCGGAAAGCTTTTTATCCTTTACAAAAAAATATGCATAGAGAATCAATGCTAAATCAAGAAAAACTATTTTCATATATGCCTTTACTACTGGCGCTAACAGTGCATCATTGTGTATACTATTTTTTATGTATTCCAGAAGATAGGAATACACATTCCCATATGAAGTAGAAAAGAGGATTGGATTAACATCATATTTTTCAAGTTGTATGCCAACTTTTAGCCTGTTTAATATATAATCGTTGTCAAGTGTACCTGATGCAAAACGCTTAAAATAATCATTAAGAGCATGTATGTGATTTTGAGTAAATGAATGATGGTCAAAAAATTTTTTAAAGCTGTCTATACCTTTTAAATACGCATGGAATTCGTCCCACAGTTTATCAGGGGCATTAGTGATCAATTGATGCATCCGTGCAATGATTTCTTTATCCTGTTCATTAATTGATAAAGATTGCTGTAAATTATTAATGAATGATTCATCCAGATTTAGATTCTGACTGATAATGGTTATTAATCGCTCAAGATTTTTCATATAAATATTATACCGTCCAGACTTATTTATATAATATAAATCCATTATATACCAATGTCAATAAAAATATGGTTTTTTTTATAGTAAAAATTGACCTTTAAAATAATTTAAGATTTCATGATTTAATTATTTTTGAATAAACAATGGAGCTATCATCATCAAATGGTATTATTTTAAAAAGCTCCAGAAATAGATTAATAATATACAAATTTTTAGCTTTTCGGTGATTATATCCGGTTCCCTAAAGAAGTTAGGCTTTTACAAGGGAAGGAATTTTAATATTCATGCCTAACCATTTTGAAATTGAAATATGCTCTTTAGCTACTGCTTTTTCAATCTTTCCCGGAGTGTCTTTGTAAATATATAATGATGTTTATGGCATTCGATATATCCTAAAGAAAAATTTAATTAATGGGCAGATAAAAGTTAAGTATATTTGCAAATATATTTTAAAGTCTGATCAATTTTTATTGATTATACTAAATTTGATAATAATAATTATTCACCATTTCAAGGTTAATAATGGTATCAACAGGTATGGTGGTATGATGAGATACTGATTGCGAAGAAATTTTCTATTAAGTTATCTATTAAGGTACAAAAACTTTTGATTTGGTATGTGCCGCATGAACACCCATAACAACCACAATTTAATATAATGGTTGTTATGCAGTGGCGATTATTAATCTTATAAATAAACAATAACCGAAAGCTTAAGATCTGGAGTTTTCTTTATTTTCACTATTCTTGGTTTCTTTGTCAGTTAAATCTTTTTCTTCAGCTATTTCTTCAAATTGCACATTGCAACAACCTGTATTGGATTTAGGTGTAAACAAAACTTTAATCAAACCTTTTGATTTTTTCTTTTCCATTTTCTTTTCTCCTTTACAATGTTATAAAAGTATATTGAAAACGTAACCACTAATTACAGCAGTGAAAAAAATTACTGCAACAATTGCTGCTACAAGTTTTATTTTAAATATTCCGGCCAGCATACTCATTTCTGGAATTGCCATGCCTGCACCCCCAATTATTAAAGCAGCAGCTGTCCCAATCCCCATTCCTTTCCCTATAAGTGAAATGGCTATTGGAATTGCTGTTTCTGCTCTGATGTATAAAGGAATTCCCACAATTGCAGCAACAGGAACTGCAAAAATATTATTAGGACCAGCAATTCTTAATACAAAATTATCGGGCATATATCCGTAAATTCCTGCACCTATCGCAACACCTATTAATAAATAAATTAAAACTGGTTGTAAGGTATCCCACCCGGCTTTTAATGATAGTTTAAGTTTGTTTTTTAAAGGCAGCAGTCGTTGATCTGCATTACCATAGTCTATCATTACATTTCCTTTTACCCGTACTTTTTTTGCATACTTCTGAAATCCTAATTTTTCAAGAAAAAAGCCAAAAAATACAGACAAAATAAAAATTAAAATAAAATAAAGAGTTGCGGCTTTAACGTCTACGAGAGCAGCCAACATTCCAATAATTATAGGATTTAACAATGGTGAAGAGATTAAAAAAGACATAGTAGCACCAAATGGCACTTGAGCATTCAAAAAACCAACAGTCATTGGAATAGTTGAACAGGCACAAAATGGAGTTAAGGCTCCAAGCACTGAACCAATAGCATTTCCCCATAAACCTTTTTCCGATAGATACTTTTGCATCGTTTCTTCGGAAATATGCATCATAATGAATTCAATTATCGCTGTAATCCCTATGAATAGAACTATTAACTCACCTGTAATTACAATAAAATACTGTAATGTCTCAACCAAAGTGTTCATATCCATTCCTATTAATAAAAATCAATTTTTATTAAAGGAAGACGAAACGAAACATGTAAAAGACACTTTTTTTTACAAATTTTTTAACGGTACACAGCTTTCTTTAACAGTACAATACTGAAAAGCACC
The window above is part of the Spirochaetota bacterium genome. Proteins encoded here:
- a CDS encoding tRNA 4-thiouridine(8) synthase ThiI, whose product is MNKKAIALYSGGLDSLLAAAIIQKQGIEVIGLHCILPSVNPETNPDSLKASQLAKQINLSLVFYRCDDEYAKVIAHPKHGYGKNANPCIDCKIFFLQKAKEYMEKLNASFIITGEVVGQRPMSQYKSMLKHIEKESGLEGLLLRPLSAKLLPPTIPEQEGIVDRNSLYGIAGRSRDKQFELAEEFGITQFQSPAGGCFLTMPQIASRVKDLIEHRSISALDLFLANVGRHYRLHEHAKIIVARNENECTILQRYKQTADF
- the glp gene encoding gephyrin-like molybdotransferase Glp — protein: MNMITPAEALSAILSHIMPLPVEKVHFTNALNRICAEDIISPVNIPYHTNSAMDGYAIVASDTLNASKNNPVTLPIAGEYQAGIIHAPIHVKSGQAIRIMTGAPIPPGADAVVEKESTTEDENRVTIFRQVKEGENIRQAGEDIRKGDCIVQRGTKITPAIVGLLASTGNVTVTVAQKPRVAVLATGDEIYEPGTPLQEGIVINSNAYTLMSLVQEYGGLPHYIGIARDSIEASKESLSQALSCDIIISSGGVSEGKYDFMISAIVELGFTLLVERIAMKPGKPCIFAHRGNTLYFGLPGNPVSSMVSFIEFVRPAMLAMQGAKALQKPLIKAICQEPIKRKNDGRTHFIRAIVSFEGGQATVRITGPQGSGILRSMALANCLIILPPDRLSVAQGEPVDVQLIHHPEV
- a CDS encoding EAL domain-containing protein, translating into MKNLERLITIISQNLNLDESFINNLQQSLSINEQDKEIIARMHQLITNAPDKLWDEFHAYLKGIDSFKKFFDHHSFTQNHIHALNDYFKRFASGTLDNDYILNRLKVGIQLEKYDVNPILFSTSYGNVYSYLLEYIKNSIHNDALLAPVVKAYMKIVFLDLALILYAYFFVKDKKLSESKRELAHITRSYRLIHEINDLIIRSNDEKALFENTVKILVTLGNFDLAWIGIVDNDFKVVPVASYGKTEYLDNIFISADPTIPEGNGPVGTAIREKTTVRIIYPDEDPRYVPWKERAQKYGFKSIISMPIIPDEQNDAIGAITLYSCNENFVSLGEAAMLQEVANDLSFAIRNIKRDKEYETILFSDILTGLGNVHYFTTMLSSQMKIATQQNVKLAIVTIDIDNFTAINNSIGYRQGDKILQEFAKRLSQLLHNSHLLARSSDEFYTIFPFTDDMELINFIDDLKRLSMTSYDDISNDLMLTYCIGVAVFPGDGNNADDVIQKSRVALAEAKKKGYGSVCYYSEQLFQKNIKKISLQQELRAALKNNEFELYYQPTINLTTRQISGLEALIRWHHPKRGMLAPSHFISVLESSDIIIQAGRWIVAEVSRQVQITPQLQQHGFTVSFNVSPAQFYDSNFIVDVIKSVKRSMIHPSQLQIEVTENLLMSDTAEVINTCNALQQFGINIAIDDFGTGYSSLAYLKKLPVTTLKIDASFVKGLPDNRDDVEIVKTIVLLAQSLGKRTIAEGVETREQLAFLVGLGVDEAQGYYFSKPMPMNQCLEYIHTFNSEKFFWPKR
- a CDS encoding permease codes for the protein MNTLVETLQYFIVITGELIVLFIGITAIIEFIMMHISEETMQKYLSEKGLWGNAIGSVLGALTPFCACSTIPMTVGFLNAQVPFGATMSFLISSPLLNPIIIGMLAALVDVKAATLYFILIFILSVFFGFFLEKLGFQKYAKKVRVKGNVMIDYGNADQRLLPLKNKLKLSLKAGWDTLQPVLIYLLIGVAIGAGIYGYMPDNFVLRIAGPNNIFAVPVAAIVGIPLYIRAETAIPIAISLIGKGMGIGTAAALIIGGAGMAIPEMSMLAGIFKIKLVAAIVAVIFFTAVISGYVFNILL